agtaatgtttttctcctactaacactgtgttatgcaatagattaggtcttgaattcacaaatttagttgttacatctgacagagtatgttagacggtgtaatgctggtccatgttgacgtatttgtgggcttggttggtttacatgtgatggcacacaatatcggcaccccacaacatgctgttgaagttggaatgcatggcataggctcctcacacaatgttctttatgtggtcctcaggtgatagttttctatttagaaccacccctagatctctttctttatcagaattccttaaagatttctcacatggttttcctaatgatagattgtgggctgtaagggacaggtttgatgtatggattagttgatagaagttccagtccacctgtagacagggatctcacatcagcttgtatattatacaaggataagatttgataaattcagttatttgactgaacactggctctaacctagcctagcctatagtctaacctagctccataactaacagccattagccggctctgtttaaatcagagatttaaacatacatagtctaacctagctccataactaacagccattagccattagccatccatgcacagccatcagccgggccatagaccggctattttgcttttttttcccaagccggtctatgttttttttcgatgcctcagtggcccatgcacaggtctgttcaaggggattaaatagccgttctatggccccagggtttgtattttatcaaactcttattagaataatagatctcgtaataattttgcaaaaatagtggcatttactattttaaaaagctcgggtgcagggagggggggttgtttaaaagcctggtttgtgcctcggagaggctatgggatccagtaagatcgtccttcctttcctccctagaatctggatgtagcaggtgctcaattgtcaaaagtgaaaaattgggtttgtcttccgaatgcaccatatctgtaaattttctaataatcttttaaaaatagtaaatgccattatttttgcaaaattattacgagatctattatactaataagggtttgataaaatacagtagactgcctactggataatagttccaatccacctgtagacagggatctcacatcagcttgtatattatacaaggataagatttgataaattcagttatttgactgaacactggctctgtttaaatcagagatttaaacatacatagtctaacctagctccataactaacagccattagccattagccatccatgcacagccatcagccgggccatagaccggctattttgcttttttcccaagccggtctatgttttttttcgatgcctcagtggcccatgcacaggtccgttcaaggggattaaatagccgttctatggccccagggtttgtattttatcaaactcttattagaataatagatctcgtaataattttgcaaaaatagtggcatttactattttaaaaagctcgggtgcaggggggggggggggttgtgtaaaagcctggtttgtgcctcggagaggctatgggatccagtaagatcgtccttcctttcctccctagaatctggatgtagcaggtgctcaattgtcaaaagtgaaaaattgggtttgtcttccgaatgcaccatatcagtaaattttttaataatcttttaaaaatagtaaatgccactatttttgcaaaattattacgagatctattattctaataacggtttgataaaatacagtagactgcctattggttttacctgtaataaggtttgatacagatgattatccgttcaaggggattaaatagccgttctatggccccagggttttctcaaattttctttcatagccggtctatggcccctgggttttacgaactttttttcccaagccggtctatggcccctgggttttacaaactttttttttcccaagccggtctatggcgtgtatgttaaataaaccaaatttttcacttttgacaattgagcacctgctacattcaGATTcttgggaggaaaggaatataatataatatctaatatatctatctgtgtgaaatagattaaatccatttatttgatattcagctaatagttctgtattttctacattcatccatgttttggtaagtgcaataatatgtattgtttcattgcagattagagattcaagatagttctagatttccgaagtactgaaacgcgcgccatacaggcttggtggatctaggtgcaaggtaaaattatttacatttacttgttttgtatttatatgcatatatgcatttatatgcattattctatagaataatagatctcgtaataattttgNNNNNNNNNNNNNNNNNNNNNNNNNNNNNNNNNNNNNNNNNNNNNNNNNNNNNNNNNNNNNNNNNNNNNNNNNNNNNNNNNNNNNNNNNNNNNNNNNNNNNNNNNNNNNNNNNNNNNNNNNNNNNNNNNNNNNNNNNNNNNNNNNNNNNNNNNNNNNNNNNNNNNNNNNNNNNNNNNNNNNNNNNNNNNNNNNNNNNNNNNNNNNNNNNNNNNNNNNNNNNNNNNNNNNNNNNNNNNNNNNNNNNNNNNNNNNNNNNNNNNNNNNNNNNNNNNNNNNNNNNNNNNNNNNNNNNNNNNNNNNNNNNNNNNNNNNNNNNNNNNNNNNNNNNNNNNNNNNNNNNNNNNNNNNNNNNNNNNNNNNNNNNNNNNNNNNNNNNNNNNNNNNNNNNNNNNNNNNNNNNNNNNNNNNNNNNNNNNNNNNNNNNNNNNNNNNNNNNNNNNNNNNNNNNNNNNNNNNNNNNNNNNNNNNNNNNNNNNNNNNNNNNNNNNNNNNNNNNNNNcgtctcacaccgcaggccctccgaattgccgtggctctccgcctcgctgccccaatccacaccgaatacaggtgtatttgcggtgaggcagaggccgacagatacggacggcatggccttctatgccaaaggacaagaggatggcatgcaagacacggtgaggtcaatgacattattaagagaagccttaccacagccggttgtccagcagagagaaagCCCTGTTacttaatgtcccgcaactctgatgagcctgtcgatcgcccagacggaatcacggtgaacccctggaagaatggtagacagttggtgtgggacaacACTTGcgcttcaactttagccaatacctatgttgatttCAGTGCTAAACAAGCAGgaagagctgccaatcaccgggaagcggccaagtcacgtaaatatagagaccttgagcaccactacaattttgtccccattgcctcagagacactaagtgcctggggtaaaagtgctgctagctttttgaaggagttggggtctaagctaatcgaaacaactagagacccaagagctgccaattttctttttcagcgccttagtgtggcaatccatagaggaaatgctcactgcatccatggttcctgcccgccatctgaggagctggaggagctgttcaacttgtgacaagcagccttgtaccctgcatgtaatcaatattgtaactttttttgtgtaatgacattttcaaataaagttagataaatatacacacataccaaaagaataggggtggtaggaaaagaaaatatcaaagtgttcagtgaggatccacaaggtcttctctgagtactctttattttcttctccgaggctatgggtccctacacttgcaccagaggtggtaccccttctaggtattaaatatatatatatatatatatatatatatatatatatatatatatatatatatatatatatatatatatatatatatattatatatatattatattattatatatatatatatatatgtcgtacctagtagccagaatgcacttctcggcctactatgcaaggcccgatttgcgtaataagccaagttttcctgaattaatatattttctctagtttttttcttatgaaatgataaagctacctttttcattatgtatgaggtcaatttttttttattggagttaaaattaacgtagatatatgaccgaacctaatcaaacctacctaacctaacctaacctatctttataggttaggttaggttaggtagccgaaaaagttaggttaggttaggttaggtaggttagctaGTCGaacaacaattaattcatgaaaacttggcttattaggcaaattgggccttgcatagtaggctgagaagtgcgttctggctactaggtacgacatatatatatatattatatatatattatatatatatatatatatatatatatatatatatatatatatatattatactatatatatatattatatatatatatatatatatattatatattatattaattatatatattatatatatatattatatatatatatatatatatatatatatatgtcgtacctagtagccagaacgcacttctcagcttactatgcaaggcccgatttgcctaataagtcaagttttcatgaattaattgtttttcgactacctaacctacctaacctaacctaacctagctttttcggctacctaacctaacctaacctatagagataggttaggttaggttaggtagggttggttaggttcggtcatatatctacgttaattttaactccaataaaaaaaattgacctcatacataatgaaatgggtagctttatcatttcataagaaaaaaattagagaaaatatattaattcaggaaaacttggcttattaggcaaatcgggccctgcatagtaggctgagaagtgagttctggctactaggtacgacatatatatatgtatatatatatatatatttatatatacatatatatatatatatatatatatatatattatatatatatatatatatatatatatatgtatatatatatatatacacatatatatacatatatatatatatatatatatatataatatatatatataatatatatataatatatattatatatatatatatatatgttatatatacacatatatatacatatatatatatatatatatatatatatatatatatatatatatatatatatatacacatatatatatacatatatatatatatataatatatatatatatatatatatatattatatatatatatatataatatatatatatatatatacacacatatatatacatatgtatatatataaatgtatatatatatatatatatatcgtacctagtagccagaacttacttctatgcctactatgcaaggcccgatttgcctaataagccaagttttcatgaattaattgtttttcgactacctaacctacctaacctaacctaacctaacgttttcggctacctaacctaacctaacctataaagataggttaggttaggttaggtagggttggttaggttcggtcatatatctacgttaattttaattccaataaaaaaaatttacctcatacataatgaaatgggtagctttatcatttcataagaaaaaaatttgagaaaatatattaattcaggaaaatttggcttattaggcaaatcgggccttgcatagtaggctgagaagtgcgttctggctactaggtacgacatatatatatatatatatatatatatatatatataatataatatatatatatatatatatatatatatatatatatatataatatgtatatatatacatatatatatgtatatatataaatatatatatatatatatatatatatagcaaacaagcctgaatggtccccaggacttttgtgttcctcacgtgttgccccaaagaatgaggtgatttgataaaatgctatgcccaagattaccatccgagtgccggcggggaagtggttcatatagcctcggctatcacttccttatgtccggtcgtgatggtcaagcggattaaggcgtccctgtacataccagttgtgggagtatgggttcgagtcacttctggggtgtgagttttcagttatatatatatatatatatatatatatatatatatatatatatatatatatatatatatatatatatatatgtcatacctagtagccagaatgcacttctcggcctactatgcaaggcctgatttgcctaataagccaagttttcctgaattaatatattttctcaaatttttttcttatgaaatgataaagctacccatttcattacgtatgatatcaatatttattattggagttaaaatttacgtagatatatgaccgaaactaaccaaccctacctaacctatctttataggttaggttaggtagcctaaaaagttagattaggttaggtaaggtaggttaggtagtcgaaaaaccattaattcatgaaaacttggcttattaggcaaatcgggccttgcatagtacgctgagaagtgcgttctggctactaggtacgacatatatatatatatatatatatatatatatatatatatatattatatatatatatatatatatatatatatatatatatataatatatatatatatataatatatatatatatatatatatatatatatatatatataatatatatatatatatatatatatgtcgttcctagtagccagaacgcacttctcagcctactatgcaaggcccaatttgcctaataagccaagtttttatgaagtaattgtttttcgactacataacctacctaacctaacctaacctagcttttttggctacctaacctaacctatcctataaagatagattaggttaggttaggtagggttggttaggttcggtcatatatctacgttaattttaactccaataaaaaaatattgacctcatacataatgaaatgggtagctttatcatttcataagaaaaaaattaaagaaaatatattaattcaggaaaacttggcttattaggcaaatcgggccttgcatagtaggccgaaaagtgcgttctggctactaggtacgacatatatatatatatatatatatatatatatatatatatatatatatatatatatatatatatattatatatatatttatatatatatatatatattatatatatatatatatataataattattatatatatgtcgtacctagtagccagaacgcacttctccgcctactatgcaaggcccgatttgcctaataagccaagttttcctgaattaacatgtttctcatttttttttcttatgaaatgataaagctacccatttcattatgtatgaggtaattttttttttattggagttaaaattaacgtagatatatgaccgaacctaaccaaccctacctaacctaacctaacctatctttataggttaggttaggttaggtagccgaaaaagttaggttaggttaggttaggtaggttaggtagtcgaaaaacaattaattcatgaaaacttggcttattaggcaaatttggccttgcatagtaggctgagaagtgcattctggctactaggtacgacatatatatatatatatatgtatatatatatatatatatatatatattatatattatatatatatatatatatatatatatatatatatatatatatatatatatatatatatatatatatatatatatatatgcacgttCCATTTTATTTCCAAACACTGGTTAGTTTGATTATTAAGATCAGGAGTTTGCTTATTATTAAGATCTGGAAACAACAACGTATTATTTCATGTTTTTTCATCCAAACATATGGAAACACATTATTTATGTTTAATTTTCAGAGGAAAGAACATTATCAATTATTTTTTTCATTGGAAAGAGCAACATCAGAAAAGACATAATTCATTCGTTCGTTCGTTCAGTATTATAGATTTCCCCCACcggtaaattaaaaacattatttattttcatcgttagtttttttttatttaacaaaAAACTACAACAATACATAACATAATATTACAATACACATAACTGCAATAATATATGGCACTGCAATACATGCAATTTAATTAAGTTTGTGTATGACGCACGGGGGCAATAAAGCTGCTTCGTGCATGGTCGGCGTATCGAAGTCTATGGTTGGAGTGGGCTCTACATAGTCGGGCTCATAGAATTTTCTGTGGCCACACTCGAAGAGGTCCGAGATCTCATCATCGAATCCCTCCACCGGCTCGAACTGTGTTGTGAAAATGTCAATCGTAGCCAGGCCCAACTCTTCCATGGCTCACGATTGATTTTCACTAAAGAATTCCACCGCGGCGTTTAAGGTCCGCGAAGACAATATGTCCTCCGCGTTCAGCTCTTGTGTCTTCGGTGCCATAGGGGTTATGCGGCACACCGTCGCCAATTTCTGGGGGGTCTGCCGGACATCCTCGTCTTCACTCTCGCTAATGTGGGTAACTACCTCCCGCGGTCGGGTAGCTGGGAGAGGCGGGTTGGAGCGTCTTGTTGGAGGTACATATCCCGAGGTAGATGGCTGGGGGGAAGCCTCGCGGTTGCTCGACCTCTTATCATATGGGGTCGTCGTCGTCCTCTTGCGTCGACCTCGCGTAGATAGCCTAGTCCGACAGGGCCCCGGTGCGGGCCGTTCTCAGGTGATTTTACACTCTTCCGTAGGGCGACTTGTTGGCTTTGCAATGTCCTTCATCAAAGGCGCTGTCGAAGCTTTCGTTTTTAGAGCCATCTCTCCACTCTTCGCCGCCTTCTTAGCTTTGGGCTCTGTTGTTGTTGCCGTTGTTGTTGCTTTCGTTTTTAGAGCCATCTCTCCACTCTTCGCCACCTTCTTAGCTTTGggctctgttgttgttgctgatgttgttgttgctgttcttgTTGCTGACGTTGTAGTTGTTGCCGTTGTTGGGAATGGCCTTGGCCCCGCCGGGGTCAGCACAGCAGTCATTGCTACCACCGGCGAATCCATAGAGCCAACAACAAGGCGGGCAGCGGGGCGGGGCTCTGGCGCCAGCAGCGTCTCAGGCAGGGGCATGGGCGCGGTCGGCTTGGGGTGCATAGTGGCCACAACGACATCTGGCACTGGCCCCGGCTTCTTCGTAGTCTCAGGCAAGGTCGTAGGTGCAGTTGATGAAGTTTTGGGGGCTTGGCACATCGGCCGAACATTGGCAACGCCACTGCTCTTCAATATATCCGCTTCATCAAGGGACGTCATCCCCCCCAGTAGGATGAGAGCAGTCCCAAAGATGAAGGGGGCATCTGACCGGAATTAtgagagttgttgtagggtattcataatttattatcctgatacatgtgaaaggtgctgcacctaggccaagtttcagcatctcagcctaaatagagaaggagaaaaaaaaaaaaaaattatacaatttttcaacaatgttcaattgttttcacagcccacaattgtgaaccaaaatcatttctacgacacttagctatgaccttactatataataaagatttggttGTCAGATCTTTattccagatgtatttagtgcaataatacagatttctaaaagtttcccaaaaacgtatgcaacaaaatgaagtgtatcattatttataaaatcaataaatctacgtagataagaataatgacaaccgtttttagaggcgtaaactctacatataatgtgcaagtttcatgtaaattgaataataaataaaggctgtgagggcagatctagttgtaaaagttgtagTGGCGTAACGCGCCGCAACAAGATACTCATACTCGCGGTCACGATCttcactcgtgacaatgcgtgatttacgcattgcggccagctcgtgccttctatggagagctcgcatgcatctagctttcaatgcttttctcttgttcgtttggtaagtcatattgcagtacaaatagcaaaaatagcatgagttctgggagatattgtgagagcgcgtcagggATACATCCACTCCCTAagagacacacacagtgactgagggGCTGAGCTAcgtaccaccctctctctcacatgagactgttgccaatgagtgagtttatattcattttatgtatAACATGATATTTTCAacactattacgaaaaataagacttctacaacgtaagttACAATACCCTGCGGCGCACCtacgccgcgaggaccagattcacgaaagttgcagcgggaaatttgactctaattacgttatttttcaagataacataaaacggtt
This is a stretch of genomic DNA from Procambarus clarkii isolate CNS0578487 chromosome 45, FALCON_Pclarkii_2.0, whole genome shotgun sequence. It encodes these proteins:
- the LOC123753458 gene encoding mucin-7-like; the encoded protein is MTSLDEADILKSSGVANVRPMCQAPKTSSTAPTTLPETTKKPGPVPDVVVATMHPKPTAPMPLPETLLAPEPRPAARLVVGSMDSPVVAMTAVLTPAGPRPFPTTATTTTSATRTATTTSATTTEPKAKKVAKSGEMALKTKATTTATTTEPKAKKAAKSGEMALKTKASTAPLMKDIAKPTSRPTEECKIT